A window of the Anaerolineae bacterium genome harbors these coding sequences:
- a CDS encoding response regulator translates to GVVVAWLAVGTLYTALQWMWNTQQQADQLLNEVRDHRAELSRVLKSYELANTLLRRTQRELISARKQAEAARRLKEQFAANISHELRTPLNLIMGFSEVMYLSPQVYGEMNWSPTLRRDVYHIYHGSRHLLGMIDDILDLSHFELTGFTLSKEATPLESLLWDTVEIAEDLFRDHPVQLKTEIAPDLPTLEIDRTRIRQVILNLLNNAQRFTQAGTVQLSAARQTANEVVISVKDTGPGIPADNLPHIFDEFYQVDRSLHRNHAGAGLGLAISKHFVEAHGGHIWVESEEGKGSTFFFTLPVLSSYFHLPSARIKEAPEPQWPESHPCILVVDPDPAVSNLVRRHLGEYDVMQVKDVDRLSEAIMLHHPQVVVCNTLPGQQYQHCDIAMPVPFIECSLPSHAWMANNLAVEACLTKPITAQQLLPEFERLGSIENILIIDDDRDFIQLVKRMLAATGQTFQVNHAYDGEEGLTAIRAQQPDLVLLDLILPNMDGFQVLEQMHHEPGLTNIPVILLTASSLAEDPFTRPNSQIVIHRSDGLYPAEVLSCLRAVMDVLEPHYDERSLPNKWMNQGTKN, encoded by the coding sequence GGGAGTGGTGGTAGCCTGGTTGGCCGTAGGCACGCTATACACAGCTCTGCAATGGATGTGGAATACCCAACAGCAAGCCGACCAACTGCTAAATGAGGTCCGCGACCACCGGGCTGAACTCAGTCGCGTTCTTAAATCGTATGAGTTGGCTAATACGCTTCTGCGCCGTACACAACGCGAACTCATCTCTGCCCGCAAACAGGCCGAAGCAGCACGGCGCTTAAAAGAACAATTTGCGGCCAATATCAGTCACGAACTACGCACCCCCCTCAATCTTATCATGGGCTTCAGCGAGGTAATGTATCTTTCCCCCCAGGTATATGGAGAAATGAATTGGTCGCCCACATTGCGTCGAGACGTTTATCATATCTATCATGGCAGCCGTCACCTCTTGGGGATGATTGATGACATCCTGGACCTCTCTCACTTTGAGCTGACCGGATTTACTTTAAGTAAGGAAGCTACGCCTTTGGAGTCGTTACTATGGGATACAGTGGAGATTGCTGAAGACCTCTTCCGAGACCACCCTGTTCAGCTTAAAACAGAAATCGCCCCAGATTTACCCACGTTGGAAATTGATCGCACTCGTATCCGGCAAGTAATCCTCAACCTGCTCAACAACGCCCAACGCTTTACCCAGGCAGGAACAGTACAACTATCGGCGGCCCGGCAGACCGCTAACGAGGTTGTCATCAGCGTTAAAGACACCGGCCCTGGTATCCCGGCTGATAATTTGCCCCATATTTTTGATGAGTTTTATCAGGTTGATCGTTCACTACACCGTAACCACGCAGGCGCTGGTTTGGGGTTGGCTATCAGTAAACATTTTGTGGAAGCGCACGGGGGACATATCTGGGTAGAAAGCGAAGAAGGGAAAGGGTCAACATTTTTCTTTACTTTGCCGGTCTTGAGTTCTTATTTTCATCTGCCGTCTGCACGGATTAAAGAGGCACCAGAGCCGCAGTGGCCAGAGAGTCATCCTTGTATCCTGGTAGTTGACCCTGATCCGGCTGTATCTAACCTGGTCCGACGTCACCTTGGAGAATATGATGTTATGCAAGTGAAGGATGTTGACCGGTTATCAGAAGCGATCATGCTTCACCACCCCCAGGTGGTAGTATGTAATACGCTGCCAGGGCAACAGTATCAACATTGTGACATTGCTATGCCGGTGCCCTTTATTGAATGTTCGTTACCCAGCCATGCTTGGATGGCGAATAATCTGGCCGTAGAAGCTTGCCTGACCAAACCAATTACCGCCCAACAGCTCTTGCCTGAATTTGAACGGCTGGGGTCCATTGAAAACATTTTAATCATTGATGACGATCGGGATTTTATCCAATTGGTGAAGCGAATGTTGGCCGCAACCGGTCAAACCTTTCAGGTAAACCACGCTTACGACGGGGAGGAGGGCCTGACAGCAATACGCGCTCAACAACCCGACCTGGTACTGCTGGATTTGATCCTGCCCAATATGGATGGTTTTCAGGTGCTTGAGCAAATGCACCATGAACCTGGGTTAACCAACATTCCTGTTATTCTATTGACAGCCAGCAGCCTGGCCGAGGACCCTTTTACTCGACCTAACAGCCAGATAGTGATTC